One window from the genome of Osmerus mordax isolate fOsmMor3 chromosome 19, fOsmMor3.pri, whole genome shotgun sequence encodes:
- the zgc:163098 gene encoding U2 snRNP-associated SURP motif-containing protein isoform X1, translated as MADKKGKPVSVKRSLTKKEQEDHKKKEQEKAAEVFEEFLASFDTNDKSGVKTFVRGGIVNATKEEEAAEVKKNKLYRPSTKFVPQNVSPVQSDFRRPNTKKKTEEKKKSNLELFKEELKQIQEEREERYKRKKNEPGGGYGDVELPLSRRSIFDDDPAVPNTTNLYIGCINPKMNEEMLCKEFGKYGPLASVKIMWPRTDEERTRVTNRGFVAFMTRKDAERALAALDGKTVMGFEMKLGWGKAVRIPPQPLYTPIGVLKMATPPPPSGLPFNAQPRDRFRNDFTKPWGRSKEEFDKTLSEAVVKVVIPTERNLLGLIHRMIEFVVREGPMFEAIIMSKEKNSPDFRFLFDNKSQDHVYYRWKLYSILQGESPSEWRTTDFRMFRGGSIWRPPLLNPYLHGDEEGAEEDEAASQEEEELKKGQLKAEHRERLETLLRGLSPRRDEVGDAMLFCLERAEAAEEVVGCIAESLSLLQTPLQKKIARLYLVSDILYNSCAKVSNASYYRKFFETKLPQIFGDISEAYRNIQARLQAEQFKQKIMCCFRAWEDWAIYPESYLIQLQNIFLGLVKAGEEVIVRPEVESPDLDGAPLDGLALDGAPLDGAPLDDLDGCPLGWDPSSLDGVPVDDIDGVPLGVPIDDIDGMPLDDSRNALHSKVALSKWERVDDAEALPLAKTESKWDTVGERDSGDERNASGNTKDGDRDSEEDSSDDSSSPSKYDSVDFKSSLSSFQMSESKRSRLRELEVKVMKFQDELESGKRPKKSGNLQQQVATYRNKLLQKEFDKDDQEKKERSAQKSKERSKKEERRDKVEESGKGRDRETRRRSQDRDRSRGRSKDSEERTQKYRGDSPSKTKSKSPKRSKRSRSPSPARKVWRSSSRSPHRSHKKTKKSKH; from the exons ATGGCAGACAAAAAAGGTAAACCTGTCAGTGTCAAAAGAAGTTTAACAAAGAAAGAACAAGAAGATCACAAGAAAAAG GAACAAGAAAAAGCAGCTGAAGTTTTTGAGGAATTCCTAGCATCGTTTGACACTAATGACAAGAGTGGGGTGAAAACCTTTGTTCGTGGAGGAATCGTGAATGCTACTAAAG aaGAGGAAGCAGCAGAGGTGAAGAAGAACAAGCTTTACAGACCGTCCACCAAGTTTGTGCCACAGAATGTCTCACCTGTGCAATCCGATTTCCGAAGGCCT AATACTAAAaagaagacagaggagaagaaaaagagcaACCTTGAACTTTTTAAAGAAGAACTTAAACA AATACAAGAAGAGCGTGAAGAAAGGTACAAACGAAAGAAAAATGAACCTGGAGGTGGATATGGAGATGTGGAACTACCATTATCCCGTCGATCAA TATTTGATGATGACCCAGCAGTGCCAAACACAACCAACCTTTACATTGGCTGCATTAATCCAAAG ATGAATGAGGAGATGCTCTGCAAAGAGTTTGGCAAGTACGGCCCGCTGGCGAGCGTGAAGATCATGTGGCCTCGCACGGACGAGGAGCGCACCAGAGTCACCAACAGAGGCTTTGTGGCCTTCATGACCAGGAAAGACGCTGAGCGAGCTCTGGCTGCACTCGACG GTAAAACAGTTATGGGTTTCGAAATGAAACTGGGATGGGGGAAAGCGGTTCGgatccctccccagcctctctacaCGCCCATAGGGGTTCTCAAAatggccactcctccacccccttctgGTCTGCCCTTTAATGCTCAGCCCAGAGATCGCTTCCGTAACGACTTCACCAAGCCCTGGGGCAGGTCGAAGGAGGAGTTTGACAAG ACTCTGTCCGAAGCCGTAGTCAAAGTGGTTATCCCAACAGAAAG GAATCtgttgggcctcattcaccggATGATAGAGTTTGTGGTGCGTGAGGGGCCAATGTTTGAAGCCATTATCATGAGCAAAGAGAAGAACAGCCCAGACTTCCG ctTCCTGTTTGACAACAAGAGCCAAGATCACGTGTACTACCGCTGGAAACTGTACTCCATTCTCCAG ggcgAGTCCCCCAGCGAGTGGAGGACCACGGACTTCCGAATGTTCCGGGGGGGCTCCATCTGGAGGCCCCCCCTGCTGAACCCCTATCTCCACGGAGacgaggagggggcggaggaggacgaggccgcgtcccaggaagaggaggagctgaagaagggGCAGCTGAAGGCTGA acacagagagaggctggagacccTGCTGAGGGGGCTTAGTCCTCGGAGGGATGAGGTTGGCGACGCAATGCTGTTCTGCCTGGAGAGGGCAGAGGCtgcagaggaggtggtgggctgTATCGCTGaatcactctctcttctccaaaCGCCCTTGCAGAAGAAG ATTGCCAGATTATATCTGGTGTCAGACATCTTATACAACTCCTGTGCCAAGGTTTCCAATGCCTCCTATTATCGCAAATT CTTTGAGACAAAGTTGCCACAGATATTTGGGGACATTAGTGAAGCCTACAGGAACATCCAAGCCAGACTGCAAGCTGAACAGTTCAAG CAAAAGATAATGTGCTGCTTCAGGGCCTGGGAAGACTGGGCCATCTACCCCGAGTCCTACCTGATCCAGCTGCAGAACATCTTCCTGGGTCTGGTGAAAGCCGGAGAGGAGGTGATCGTCCGACCAGAG gtggaGTCCCCTGACCTGGACGGAGCTCCGTTGGACGGGCTGGCGCTAGACGGAGCCCCCCTGGACGGAGCCCCCCTGGATGACCTGGACGGCTGCCCCCTGGGCTGggacccctcctccctggacgGGGTTCCTGTGGACGACATAGACGGGGTGCCCCTGGGGGTCCCCATAGATGACATTGATGGAATGCCTC TGGACGACAGCAGAAACGCCCTTCACTCCAAGGTGGCTCTTTCTAAGTGGGAGAGGGTGGATGATGCTGAGGCTTTGCCCCTAG ccAAGACTGAATCGAAATGGGACACCGTGGGCGAGCGAGACTCTGGGGATGAAAGGAATGCAAG TGGTAACACCAAGGATGGGGACAGGGATTCGGAGGAGGACAGCAGCGACGACTCGTCCAGTCCATCCAAGTACGACAGCGTCGACTTCAAGAGCTCGCTGAGCAGCTTCCAGATGTCCGAGAGCAAGAGGAGCCGACTGCGGGAGCTGGAG GTGAAGGTTATGAAGTTCCAAGATGAGCTGGAGTCAGGGAAGAGACCCAAGAAGTCTGGCAACTTGCAACAACAGGTGGCCACGTACAGGAACAAGCTGCTGCAGAAG GAGTTCGACAAGGACGAccaggagaagaaagaaaggtCGGCACAGAAGTCTAAAGAACGCTCCAAGAAGGAGGAGCGGAGggacaaggtggaggagagcgggaaaggacgagacagagagacacgccGAAGAAGTCAAGACCGGGACAGAAGCAGGGGGCGGAGTAAAGACTCGGAGGAGAGGACTCAGAAGTACAGAGGCGACTCCCCCTCCAA AACAAAGTCCAAGTCGCCCAAAAGGTCAAAGAGGTCACGGTCGCCCTCGCCTGCCAGGAAGGTGTGGCGGTCAAGTTCCCGCTCGCCACACCGCTCCCACAAAAAGACGAAGAAGAGCAAACACTGA
- the zgc:163098 gene encoding U2 snRNP-associated SURP motif-containing protein isoform X2: MLSPEIASVTTSPSPGAGRRRSLTRNLLGLIHRMIEFVVREGPMFEAIIMSKEKNSPDFRFLFDNKSQDHVYYRWKLYSILQGESPSEWRTTDFRMFRGGSIWRPPLLNPYLHGDEEGAEEDEAASQEEEELKKGQLKAEHRERLETLLRGLSPRRDEVGDAMLFCLERAEAAEEVVGCIAESLSLLQTPLQKKIARLYLVSDILYNSCAKVSNASYYRKFFETKLPQIFGDISEAYRNIQARLQAEQFKQKIMCCFRAWEDWAIYPESYLIQLQNIFLGLVKAGEEVIVRPEVESPDLDGAPLDGLALDGAPLDGAPLDDLDGCPLGWDPSSLDGVPVDDIDGVPLGVPIDDIDGMPLDDSRNALHSKVALSKWERVDDAEALPLAKTESKWDTVGERDSGDERNASGNTKDGDRDSEEDSSDDSSSPSKYDSVDFKSSLSSFQMSESKRSRLRELEVKVMKFQDELESGKRPKKSGNLQQQVATYRNKLLQKEFDKDDQEKKERSAQKSKERSKKEERRDKVEESGKGRDRETRRRSQDRDRSRGRSKDSEERTQKYRGDSPSKTKSKSPKRSKRSRSPSPARKVWRSSSRSPHRSHKKTKKSKH; this comes from the exons ATGCTCAGCCCAGAGATCGCTTCCGTAACGACTTCACCAAGCCCTGGGGCAGGTCGAAGGAGGAGTTTGACAAG GAATCtgttgggcctcattcaccggATGATAGAGTTTGTGGTGCGTGAGGGGCCAATGTTTGAAGCCATTATCATGAGCAAAGAGAAGAACAGCCCAGACTTCCG ctTCCTGTTTGACAACAAGAGCCAAGATCACGTGTACTACCGCTGGAAACTGTACTCCATTCTCCAG ggcgAGTCCCCCAGCGAGTGGAGGACCACGGACTTCCGAATGTTCCGGGGGGGCTCCATCTGGAGGCCCCCCCTGCTGAACCCCTATCTCCACGGAGacgaggagggggcggaggaggacgaggccgcgtcccaggaagaggaggagctgaagaagggGCAGCTGAAGGCTGA acacagagagaggctggagacccTGCTGAGGGGGCTTAGTCCTCGGAGGGATGAGGTTGGCGACGCAATGCTGTTCTGCCTGGAGAGGGCAGAGGCtgcagaggaggtggtgggctgTATCGCTGaatcactctctcttctccaaaCGCCCTTGCAGAAGAAG ATTGCCAGATTATATCTGGTGTCAGACATCTTATACAACTCCTGTGCCAAGGTTTCCAATGCCTCCTATTATCGCAAATT CTTTGAGACAAAGTTGCCACAGATATTTGGGGACATTAGTGAAGCCTACAGGAACATCCAAGCCAGACTGCAAGCTGAACAGTTCAAG CAAAAGATAATGTGCTGCTTCAGGGCCTGGGAAGACTGGGCCATCTACCCCGAGTCCTACCTGATCCAGCTGCAGAACATCTTCCTGGGTCTGGTGAAAGCCGGAGAGGAGGTGATCGTCCGACCAGAG gtggaGTCCCCTGACCTGGACGGAGCTCCGTTGGACGGGCTGGCGCTAGACGGAGCCCCCCTGGACGGAGCCCCCCTGGATGACCTGGACGGCTGCCCCCTGGGCTGggacccctcctccctggacgGGGTTCCTGTGGACGACATAGACGGGGTGCCCCTGGGGGTCCCCATAGATGACATTGATGGAATGCCTC TGGACGACAGCAGAAACGCCCTTCACTCCAAGGTGGCTCTTTCTAAGTGGGAGAGGGTGGATGATGCTGAGGCTTTGCCCCTAG ccAAGACTGAATCGAAATGGGACACCGTGGGCGAGCGAGACTCTGGGGATGAAAGGAATGCAAG TGGTAACACCAAGGATGGGGACAGGGATTCGGAGGAGGACAGCAGCGACGACTCGTCCAGTCCATCCAAGTACGACAGCGTCGACTTCAAGAGCTCGCTGAGCAGCTTCCAGATGTCCGAGAGCAAGAGGAGCCGACTGCGGGAGCTGGAG GTGAAGGTTATGAAGTTCCAAGATGAGCTGGAGTCAGGGAAGAGACCCAAGAAGTCTGGCAACTTGCAACAACAGGTGGCCACGTACAGGAACAAGCTGCTGCAGAAG GAGTTCGACAAGGACGAccaggagaagaaagaaaggtCGGCACAGAAGTCTAAAGAACGCTCCAAGAAGGAGGAGCGGAGggacaaggtggaggagagcgggaaaggacgagacagagagacacgccGAAGAAGTCAAGACCGGGACAGAAGCAGGGGGCGGAGTAAAGACTCGGAGGAGAGGACTCAGAAGTACAGAGGCGACTCCCCCTCCAA AACAAAGTCCAAGTCGCCCAAAAGGTCAAAGAGGTCACGGTCGCCCTCGCCTGCCAGGAAGGTGTGGCGGTCAAGTTCCCGCTCGCCACACCGCTCCCACAAAAAGACGAAGAAGAGCAAACACTGA
- the si:dkey-17o15.2 gene encoding UAP56-interacting factor gives MDDSSTATPTTDNPTNSENPDNPDNPEPMESLESRNSDKIDLSLDDIIKLNRKEQRVNRATSKARNQRASNKHNVLRKLDNTGRQQRFPARQGQSQQGAYRSKYMGPSPRWFYKVKPFNIKKAVIGAKGVSPLNRHPMNTKATVQFGQHKPLFRGVFYQRNRSLTAAQRRPAPPPREQGNPPFQPKQRRGSARPFVLNRGFSAMQASEKLERYQRARSWRKAPSTGCTLTVSLPNAKAIPEPGTKAKQTMDRSISTGGETSSPKGIPLRYNLKATINQTGVTLNDRFTGMRILSPPGQGPQRGGSRGRGRGRGLGRTVVLQ, from the exons ATGGACGACTCTTCCACCGCCACCCCAACTACAGACAACCCAACGAACAGCGAAAACCCGGACAACCCGGACAACCCGGAGCCCATGGAGTCGCTGGAGTCTCGCAACTCGGATAAAATAGACTTGTCATTGG ATGACATCATCAAACTGAACAGGAAAGAGCAGAGAGTGAACAGGGCTACCAGCAAGGCCCGAAACCAACGGGCCTCAAACAAGCACAACGTCCTGAGGAAACTAGACAACACAGGACGCCAGCAAAGATTCCCTGCCAGACAAGGCCAAAGCCAGCAAG GCGCCTACAGATCAAAGTACATGGGACCCTCCCCTCGCTGGTTTTACAAAGTAAAGCCATTCAACATTAAAAAGGCTGTCATTGGAGCTAAAGGAGTGAGTCCTTTAAACAGGCATCCTATGAACACAAAG GCTACGGTTCAATTTGGACAACACAAACCTTTATTCAGGGGAGTGTTTTATCAGAGAAACAGAAGTCTCACAGCAGCACAGAGAAG GcctgcccctccacccagaGAGCAGGGAAACCCACCATTCCAGCCAAAACAGAGACGAGGAAGTGCCCGTCCATTCGTTCTCAACAGAGgg TTCTCTGCCATGCAAGCCAGTGAGAAACTGGAAAGGTACCAAAGAGCTAGGAG TTGGCGAAAGGCGCCCTCTACTGGCTGTACCTTAACAGTGTCCCTTCCAAATGCTAAAGCCATCCCAGAGCCTGG CACCAAGGCCAAGCAGACTATGGACCGTTCTATTTCTACAGGGGGTGAAACTTCCTCTCCCAAAGGCATTCCCCTTAGATATAACCTAAAGGCCACAATCAATCAG ACAGGAGTGACTCTCAACGACCGCTTCACTGGTATGAGGATCCTTTCACCCCCAGGACAGGGTCCCCAGCGAGGGGGCagcaggggaagaggaagaggcaggggaCTAGGACGGACTGTTGTCTTACAGTGA
- the lrch2 gene encoding leucine-rich repeat and calponin homology domain-containing protein 2 isoform X1 — protein MRMGGETVAVIIVRIISLTKMASSHGGVGAVTALQSHHYPNGPQWNPGINQHQHQLLTARSLDRALEDAVCSGMLNLSGRKLREYPGMSYDLTDTTQADLSKNRLTEIPPEVCLFSPLESLNLYHNCIKCIPEAIINLQMLTYLNISRNLLSTLPKYLFNLPLKVLVVSNNKLVSIPEEIGKAKELMELDISCNEIQVLPPQVGRLHALRELNIRRNCLQMLPEELADLPLIRLDFSCNKITEIPPVYRKLRQLLHIVLDNNPMQSPPAQICLKGKVHIFKYLNIQACRMDKKPDSLDLPSLGGKRGCLPQPLTDSMEDFYPSKNHGPDSGIGSDNGDKRLSTTEPSDDDTISLHSQLSETARADALSLLSKMDSCKDQDPYDFIEPNPDEDAGLSEGDMQQSSPYVTCIKELEKVLNKSHQSKDKESWKEESGSDKEQLAEEEEDELKEVLDLRKIAVQLLQQEQHNRRRSLICRAESLIHRRRVTGRAHRFLSHSGSSSSKQRSQSQATRSASLDEGSSGASVLGGQDPDFTDDDTPFSEPSSSCSFDGSIKSESDTEAKWPELPPVLNQNEERRRNKYLRKDYLKYKCQSARRNSSGNEECEEGMRSSEFSTTLTVFGLKPRSAFSRSSRQEFASTDPSFTMRRKMEHLREEMEQIGILRQNLESRLKVLLPDDVGAALMDGVVLCHLANHIRPRSVASIHVPSPAVPKLSMAKCRRNVENFLDACKKLGVPQDKLCLPHHILEERGLVKVGMTVQALLELPASKPTQLSAV, from the exons ATGCGCATGGGCGGAGAAACTGTCGCTGTTATTATTGTAAGAATAATTTCTCTTACGAAAATGGCGTCGAGTCACGGAGGTGTGGGAGCAGTAACGGCTCTTCAAAGCCATCATTATCCGAACGGACCTCAATGGAACCCGGGTATCAACCAGCATCAGCACCAGCTCCTGACGGCCCGTAGTTTAGACCGTGCTCTGGAGGATGCCGTGTGCTCCGGGATGTTGAATCTAAGCGGGAGGAAGCTGAGAGAGTATCCTGGAATGAGCTATGATCTTACCGATACGACACAAGCAG ATCTGTCCAAGAACCGTCTGACGGAGATCCCTCCTGAGGTGTGTCTGTTTTCCCCCCTCGAGTCCCTCAACCTCTACCACAACTGCATCAAATGCATCCCAGAAGCCATCATCAACCTGCAGATGCTGACGTACCTCAACATCAG CCGGAACCTACTCTCAACATTGCCAAAATACCTGTTCAACCTCCCCCTTAAAGTGCTGGTTGTGAGCAACAACAAGCTTGTGTCAATCCCAGAGGAGATTGGAAAGGCCAAAGAGCTGATGGAGCTG GACATCAGCTGTAATGAGATCCAGGTGCTGCCCCCTCAGGTGGGGAGGCTTCATGCCTTAAGGGAACTCAACATCAGGAGGAACTGCCTTCAGATGCTGCCTGAGG AGCTGGCTGACCTGCCCCTCATCAGACTGGACTTCTCCTGCAACAAGATCACAGAGATCCCTCCAGTCTACAGGAAACTCAGGCAGCTGCTGCACATAGTCTTGGACAACAACCCTATGCAGTCTCCAcctgcacag ATCTGCCTTAAAGGAAAGGTGCACATATTCAAGTACCTGAACATCCAGGCGTGCAGGATGGATAAGAAACCTGACTCCCTGGACCTCCCCTCCCTGGGAGGCAAACGGGGATGCCTCCCCCAGCCACTCACAGACAG CATGGAGGACTTCTACCCCAGCAAGAACCACGGCCCTGACTCTGGTATAGGCAGTGACAACGGGGACAAGAGGCTTTCTAcgacagag cCCTCGGACGACGACACTATCAGCCTGCACTCTCAGCTGTCGGAGACGGCCCGCGCCGACGCCTTGTCACTCCTCTCCAAGATGGACTCCTGCAAAG ATCAAGACCCCTATGACTTCATAGAGCCCAACCCAGATGAGGATGCTGGTCTGTCAGAGGGCGACATGCAGCAGAGCAGCCCTTATGTCACCTGCATAAAG GAATTGGAGAAAGTCCTTAATAAGTCACACCAAAGCAAAGATAAGGAGAGCTGGAAGGAGGAGTCTGG CTCCGATAAGGAACAGttggccgaggaggaggaggatgagctgAAGGAGGTGCTGGACTTGAGGAAGATCGCTGTGCAGCTTCTCCAGCAGGAGCAACACAACAG ACGGCGCTCCTTAATATGTAGAGCAGAGAGTCTTATTCACCGGAGAAGGGTAACTGGACGAGCACACAg GTTCCTCAGTCACTCAGGAAGCTCCAGCAGCAAACAGAGGTCTCAATCCCAGGCCACGCGCAG TGCTTCTCTGGATGAAGGCAGCAGTGGAGCATCAGTACTTGGTGGACAG GATCCCGACTTTACAGACGACGACACACCTTTCTCTGAG CCGTCATCATCCTGCTCTTTCGATGGCAGCATCAAATCTGAGTCAGACACAGAGGCCAAGTGGCCAGAGCTACCTCCCGTCCTCAACCAGAACGAGGAGCGTAGGAGGAACAAATACCTTAGAAAAGATTATCTCAAG TACAAGTGCCAGAGTGCGCGGAGGAATTCAAGTGGTAATGAAGAGTGTGAG GAGGGAATGCGCAGCTCTGAATTCAGCACAACCCTTACTGTATTTGGTTTAAAGCCAAGATCAG CGTTTAGCAGGAGCAGCCGCCAGGAGTTCGCCTCCACAGACCCCAGTTTCACCATGCGGAGGAAGATGGAGCacctgagagaggagatggagcaaaTTGGCATCTTACGGCAG AACCTTGAGTCCAGACTGAAGGTTCTGCTACCTGACGATGTTGGGGCGGCCCTGATGGACGGCGTTGTTCTGTGCCATCTAGCCAATCACATACGTCCCAGATCTGTAGCCAGCATCCATGTGCCCTCACCTGCAGTG CCAAAGCTCAGCATGGCAAAGTGTCGTAGGAATGTGGAGAACTTTCTTGATGCCTGCAAGAAGCTGGGCGTTCCGCAG GACAAGCTGTGTCTGCCCCACCACATCCTGGAGGAGCGTGGCCTTGTGAAGGTAGGAATGACTGTTCAGGCCCTGCTGGAGCTGCCTGCTTCCAAGCCCACCCAGCTGTCTGCTGTTTAG
- the lrch2 gene encoding leucine-rich repeat and calponin homology domain-containing protein 2 isoform X2, with protein MASSHGGVGAVTALQSHHYPNGPQWNPGINQHQHQLLTARSLDRALEDAVCSGMLNLSGRKLREYPGMSYDLTDTTQADLSKNRLTEIPPEVCLFSPLESLNLYHNCIKCIPEAIINLQMLTYLNISRNLLSTLPKYLFNLPLKVLVVSNNKLVSIPEEIGKAKELMELDISCNEIQVLPPQVGRLHALRELNIRRNCLQMLPEELADLPLIRLDFSCNKITEIPPVYRKLRQLLHIVLDNNPMQSPPAQICLKGKVHIFKYLNIQACRMDKKPDSLDLPSLGGKRGCLPQPLTDSMEDFYPSKNHGPDSGIGSDNGDKRLSTTEPSDDDTISLHSQLSETARADALSLLSKMDSCKDQDPYDFIEPNPDEDAGLSEGDMQQSSPYVTCIKELEKVLNKSHQSKDKESWKEESGSDKEQLAEEEEDELKEVLDLRKIAVQLLQQEQHNRRRSLICRAESLIHRRRVTGRAHRFLSHSGSSSSKQRSQSQATRSASLDEGSSGASVLGGQPSSSCSFDGSIKSESDTEAKWPELPPVLNQNEERRRNKYLRKDYLKYKCQSARRNSSGNEECEEGMRSSEFSTTLTVFGLKPRSAFSRSSRQEFASTDPSFTMRRKMEHLREEMEQIGILRQNLESRLKVLLPDDVGAALMDGVVLCHLANHIRPRSVASIHVPSPAVPKLSMAKCRRNVENFLDACKKLGVPQDKLCLPHHILEERGLVKVGMTVQALLELPASKPTQLSAV; from the exons ATGGCGTCGAGTCACGGAGGTGTGGGAGCAGTAACGGCTCTTCAAAGCCATCATTATCCGAACGGACCTCAATGGAACCCGGGTATCAACCAGCATCAGCACCAGCTCCTGACGGCCCGTAGTTTAGACCGTGCTCTGGAGGATGCCGTGTGCTCCGGGATGTTGAATCTAAGCGGGAGGAAGCTGAGAGAGTATCCTGGAATGAGCTATGATCTTACCGATACGACACAAGCAG ATCTGTCCAAGAACCGTCTGACGGAGATCCCTCCTGAGGTGTGTCTGTTTTCCCCCCTCGAGTCCCTCAACCTCTACCACAACTGCATCAAATGCATCCCAGAAGCCATCATCAACCTGCAGATGCTGACGTACCTCAACATCAG CCGGAACCTACTCTCAACATTGCCAAAATACCTGTTCAACCTCCCCCTTAAAGTGCTGGTTGTGAGCAACAACAAGCTTGTGTCAATCCCAGAGGAGATTGGAAAGGCCAAAGAGCTGATGGAGCTG GACATCAGCTGTAATGAGATCCAGGTGCTGCCCCCTCAGGTGGGGAGGCTTCATGCCTTAAGGGAACTCAACATCAGGAGGAACTGCCTTCAGATGCTGCCTGAGG AGCTGGCTGACCTGCCCCTCATCAGACTGGACTTCTCCTGCAACAAGATCACAGAGATCCCTCCAGTCTACAGGAAACTCAGGCAGCTGCTGCACATAGTCTTGGACAACAACCCTATGCAGTCTCCAcctgcacag ATCTGCCTTAAAGGAAAGGTGCACATATTCAAGTACCTGAACATCCAGGCGTGCAGGATGGATAAGAAACCTGACTCCCTGGACCTCCCCTCCCTGGGAGGCAAACGGGGATGCCTCCCCCAGCCACTCACAGACAG CATGGAGGACTTCTACCCCAGCAAGAACCACGGCCCTGACTCTGGTATAGGCAGTGACAACGGGGACAAGAGGCTTTCTAcgacagag cCCTCGGACGACGACACTATCAGCCTGCACTCTCAGCTGTCGGAGACGGCCCGCGCCGACGCCTTGTCACTCCTCTCCAAGATGGACTCCTGCAAAG ATCAAGACCCCTATGACTTCATAGAGCCCAACCCAGATGAGGATGCTGGTCTGTCAGAGGGCGACATGCAGCAGAGCAGCCCTTATGTCACCTGCATAAAG GAATTGGAGAAAGTCCTTAATAAGTCACACCAAAGCAAAGATAAGGAGAGCTGGAAGGAGGAGTCTGG CTCCGATAAGGAACAGttggccgaggaggaggaggatgagctgAAGGAGGTGCTGGACTTGAGGAAGATCGCTGTGCAGCTTCTCCAGCAGGAGCAACACAACAG ACGGCGCTCCTTAATATGTAGAGCAGAGAGTCTTATTCACCGGAGAAGGGTAACTGGACGAGCACACAg GTTCCTCAGTCACTCAGGAAGCTCCAGCAGCAAACAGAGGTCTCAATCCCAGGCCACGCGCAG TGCTTCTCTGGATGAAGGCAGCAGTGGAGCATCAGTACTTGGTGGACAG CCGTCATCATCCTGCTCTTTCGATGGCAGCATCAAATCTGAGTCAGACACAGAGGCCAAGTGGCCAGAGCTACCTCCCGTCCTCAACCAGAACGAGGAGCGTAGGAGGAACAAATACCTTAGAAAAGATTATCTCAAG TACAAGTGCCAGAGTGCGCGGAGGAATTCAAGTGGTAATGAAGAGTGTGAG GAGGGAATGCGCAGCTCTGAATTCAGCACAACCCTTACTGTATTTGGTTTAAAGCCAAGATCAG CGTTTAGCAGGAGCAGCCGCCAGGAGTTCGCCTCCACAGACCCCAGTTTCACCATGCGGAGGAAGATGGAGCacctgagagaggagatggagcaaaTTGGCATCTTACGGCAG AACCTTGAGTCCAGACTGAAGGTTCTGCTACCTGACGATGTTGGGGCGGCCCTGATGGACGGCGTTGTTCTGTGCCATCTAGCCAATCACATACGTCCCAGATCTGTAGCCAGCATCCATGTGCCCTCACCTGCAGTG CCAAAGCTCAGCATGGCAAAGTGTCGTAGGAATGTGGAGAACTTTCTTGATGCCTGCAAGAAGCTGGGCGTTCCGCAG GACAAGCTGTGTCTGCCCCACCACATCCTGGAGGAGCGTGGCCTTGTGAAGGTAGGAATGACTGTTCAGGCCCTGCTGGAGCTGCCTGCTTCCAAGCCCACCCAGCTGTCTGCTGTTTAG